The following coding sequences lie in one Cucurbita pepo subsp. pepo cultivar mu-cu-16 chromosome LG13, ASM280686v2, whole genome shotgun sequence genomic window:
- the LOC111809264 gene encoding heavy metal-associated isoprenylated plant protein 22-like: MGIADFVSDWLTDNLGSRKKKKRKPNQTVEIKVKMDCDGCERRIKNAVSSVKGVKSVEVNRKQSKVTAVGYAEPSKVLKKVQSTGKKAELWPYVPYSVVAYPYVAQAYDKKAPPGYVKKAPQAFPVDEAPDQRLTMMFSDENPNACSIM; this comes from the exons atgggTATTGCTGATTTTGTTTCAGATTGGTTAACAGATAATCTTGGctcaaggaaaaagaagaaacgaaAGCCAAACCag ACGGTAGAGATCAAAGTGAAGATGGACTGTGATGGGTGTGAGAGGAGAATTAAGAATGCTGTTTCCTCCGTCAAAG GAGTGAAGTCAGTGGAGGTGAACAGAAAGCAAAGCAAAGTAACAGCGGTTGGATATGCTGAGCCAAGTAAGGTGTTAAAAAAGGTTCAAAGCACAGGAAAGAAGGCTGAGCTTTGGCCTTATGTCCCCTACAGTGTGGTTGCTTATCCTTATGTTGCTCAGGCGTACGACAAGAAGGCGCCCCCTGGCTACGTCAAGAAGGCGCCCCAAGCCTTCCCCGTCGACGAGGCGCCCGATCAGAGGTTGACGATGATGTTTAGTGATGAAAATCCGAATGCTTGTTCTATTATGTAg
- the LOC111809445 gene encoding uncharacterized protein LOC111809445 — MSLHLSYPLPIIPCRNGFRTKSQPPAANSVVTCSAINRYSAGCKRQYTSVMIVPTGVGAAIGGYAGDALPVARALASVVDCLITHPNVLNAAMLYWPMSNVLYVEGYALDRFAEGSWALQPVHQNRVGLVLDAGMEEELRIRHLQVADAARASLGLPVMEYVVTETPLMVEKWIDPKTGQSTGRIRHPASLLRAVQALMKRSKVNAVAVVGRFPDDDVEETDNYRQGMGVDTLAGVEAIISHLVVKEFQIPCAHAPALSPTPVCKSVSPKSAAEELGYTFLPCVLSGLSYAPQYLSNSSESLGKDCILANDVDSVIVPIDACGGDGALAFARSKQHKPLIIAVEENETVLSDSPESLGIEAVKVSNYWEAIGVVAAHKAGIDPYSLRRNRINNIHSISITSPNGHAVSSAPQRFN; from the exons ATGTCCCTTCATCTCAGTTATCCACTCCCGATAATCCCCTGCCGGAATGGATTCCGGACCAAATCTCAGCCACCGGCGGCAAATTCGGTCGTCACATGCTCCGCCATCAACCGTTACTCCGCCGGA TGCAAAAGGCAATATACCAGTGTGATGATAGTCCCGACGGGCGTAGGAGCCGCCATTGGTGGATACGCAGGTGACGCTCTTCCGGTTGCTCGTGCCCTTGCCTCAGTCGTTGATTGCCTTATAACTCATCCTAAC GTGCTTAATGCAGCTATGCTTTACTGGCCTATGTCCAATGTGCTGTATGTTGAAGGCTATGCACTAGATCGGTTTGCAGAAGGTTCATGGGCCCTACAGCCTGTTCACCAGAATCGG GTAGGATTGGTTCTTGATGCTGGAATGGAGGAAGAGCTTCGAATTCGTCACTTGCAAGTGGCTGATGCTGCTAGGGCCTCTCTTGGGTTGCCTGTGATGGAATATGTTGTCACAGAGACACCTTTAATG GTAGAGAAGTGGATTGATCCAAAAACTGGGCAATCAACTGGGAGGATTAGACACCCTGCTTCATTGCTGAGAGCTGTGCAGGCATTGATGAAACGATCAAAGGTGAATGCAGTTGCAGTTGTTGGACGATTCCCAGATGATGATGTTGAAGAGACGGATAATTATCGACAAGGGATG GGAGTTGATACTTTGGCAGGGGTTGAGGCTATTATCAGCCATCTTGTGGTGAAGGAGTTTCAGATTCCATGTGCTCATGCTCCTGCTTTATCGCCTACTCCCGTATGCAAATCTGTATCTCCAAAATCAGCAGCAGAGGAG TTAGGATACACATTCTTACCATGTGTACTTTCTGGGCTAAGCTATGCGCCTCAATACTTGAGCAATAGTTCTGAATCATTGGGGAAGGACTGCATATTGGCAAATGATGTCGATAGTGTCATTGTACCTATAGATGCATGTGGAGGGGATGGCGCCCTTGCCTTTGCCAGAAGCAAACAGCACAAG CCACTTATTATTGCGGttgaggaaaatgaaacagtTCTCAGTGATTCTCCAGAGTCACTTGGGATTGAGGCG GTAAAAGTCTCAAATTATTGGGAAGCCATAGGTGTTGTTGCAGCTCACAAGGCAGGAATAGATCCTTATTCCCTGCGAAGAAATAGGATCAACAACATTCATTCCATTTCCATTACATCTCCTAATGGCCATGCAGTTTCAAGTGCCCCTCAACGATTCAACTGA
- the LOC111809444 gene encoding U-box domain-containing protein 11-like: MKFCICSWLAIVKEGGTKKLVLQFHYVTSRLETALSNLPYDHFCVADEVQEQVDLVRAQLMRASKNYESMSDPTHKKLEATGSVKAMIFHDVKTMSSVDDGDPGSQHRPPNRDDLIRFDSDELKNSNACFNECSSVHSEMEDVLSIKSQDEVGKLDVIEIPENFLCPISLELMIDPIIVSTGQTYERSNIQKWIDRGNTTCPKTQEQLQSLILTPNFAMRNLISEWCGEHNVNLEKGLTNRKLKKYRSFEDGCRRTLPIKTLVRHLSFGSIQEQKAAVTEIRQLSKSSSDHRVEIAKAGAIPQLVVLLTSEDVATQENAISCILNLSLHEPNKRLIMLHGAFSYISQVLKFGSMEGRECAAGTIYSLSLADENKAMIGASGVIPDLIEILQIGSPRGQKDAAGALLNLCMYQGNKGRAFRAGIVKLLLKMLSDSNGTLVDDALYIMSVLCSHPEAKAAMGHANSLLVLTNVLKKGSSRSRENAVAVLLALCKGDWEKLEWLTRLGAAVPLMKLSEDGTERARRKAASLLDQLRKS; this comes from the exons atgaagttttgCATATGTTCTTGGCTTGCCATTGTTAAGGAGGGAGGTACCAAAAAATTGGTTCTGCAATTCCATTACGTGACATCCAGATTGGAAACTGCACTCTCAAATCTGCCATACGACCACTTTTGTGTAGCAGACGAAGTACAAGAACAG gTTGATTTGGTCAGAGCTCAGCTGATGAGAGCATCAAAGAACTATGAGTCTATGTCTGACCCCACACATAAGAAGCTTGAAGCTACAGGTTCTGTAAAAGCCATGATCTTTCATGATGTCAAGACCATGTCTAGTGTTGATGATGGAGATCCAGGCTCTCAGCATCGTCCTCCGAACCGCGACGATCTGATCCGTTTCGATTCGGATGAGCTGAAGAACTCAAATGCATGTTTCAATGAGTGTTCAAGTGTTCATTCTGAAATGGAAGATGTTCTATCCATCAAGAGCCAAGATGAAGTTGGGAAGCTTGATGTAATTGAAATTCCTGAGAACTTCTTATGTCCCATTTCCCTTGAATTAATGATCGATCCCATCATCGTCTCGACCGGACAG ACATATGAAAGATCCAACATACAAAAATGGATAGACAGAGGAAATACAACATGTCCAAAGACTCAAGAGCAGCTTCAATCTCTGATCCTCACTCCAAATTTTGCTATGAGAAATTTGATCTCAGAATGGTGTGGAGAACACAATGTTAATTTAGAGAAAGGATTAACCAATAGGAAACTTAAGAAGTACAGATCATTTGAGGACGGTTGCCGAAGGACGTTACCGATCAAAACGTTGGTTCGACACCTTTCTTTCGGGTCGATACAGGAGCAGAAGGCGGCAGTGACCGAGATCCGACAGCTATCGAAAAGCAGCTCAGATCATAGAGTTGAAATAGCAAAAGCCGGAGCAATCCCCCAGCTGGTTGTCCTTTTAACTTCAGAAGATGTTGCAACACAAGAGAATGCAATTTCATGCATTTTGAACCTTTCACTTCATGAGCCAAACAAGAGACTTATAATGCTTCATGGTGCATTTTCTTACATTTCCCAAGTCCTCAAATTTGGGAGCATGGAAGGGAGAGAGTGTGCTGCTGGGACGATTTACAGCTTGTCGTTAGCTGACGAGAACAAGGCGATGATCGGGGCGTCGGGCGTGATCCCTGACCTTATAGAAATCCTCCAGATTGGAAGCCCAAGAGGGCAGAAAGATGCTGCAGGAGCTCTGTTGAATTTGTGTATGTACCAAGGGAACAAAGGCAGAGCTTTCAGGGCTGGGATTGTCAAACTATTATTGAAAATGCTCTCTGATTCAAATGGCACATTGGTTGATGACGCTCTTTATATAATGTCAGTTCTTTGCAGCCATCCAGAGGCCAAGGCTGCAATGGGGCATGCTAATTCATTGCTTGTTTTGACCAATGTTCTCAAGAAGGGGTCGTCTCGCAGCAGGGAAAATGCAGTGGCAGTTCTGCTTGCATTGTGTAAGGGAGATTGGGAGAAGCTGGAATGGTTAACCAGGCTTGGCGCCGCGGTGCCGTTGATGAAACTTTCCGAGGATGGCACGGAGAGAGCGAGGCGGAAGGCTGCTTCATTGTTGGATCAACTCAGAAAATCATGA